A genomic segment from Rhodopirellula bahusiensis encodes:
- a CDS encoding GDP-L-fucose synthase family protein has product MPQKIFVAGHRGMVGSAILRRFADRDDLQIITRTRTELDLCNQAAVNEFFESERPDTVVFAAAKVGGIHANATYPADFAYDNTMMAANAIHAAYQTGVSRFLFLGSTCIYPRMAPQPIQEDALLTSPLEETNEGYALAKIMGLKLCQYYRQQHGALFHSAMPTNLYGPGDNYHPDNSHVIPGLIRRFDAAAKENADSVTVWGSGKPRREFLHVDDLAAAVEHLLKLENPPNWVNVGTGVDLTIADLAKKIAEATGFKGQIVQDASKPDGTPVKCTDISRIRSTGWQPTISLDDGLTQTVADYRQRAQSGEVRSV; this is encoded by the coding sequence ATGCCCCAGAAGATCTTCGTTGCTGGACACCGAGGCATGGTCGGATCGGCCATCCTTCGCCGATTTGCCGACCGCGATGATCTGCAAATCATCACTCGGACTCGGACCGAGCTCGATCTTTGCAACCAAGCTGCTGTCAACGAGTTCTTCGAATCGGAACGCCCCGACACTGTTGTCTTTGCGGCAGCCAAAGTCGGTGGGATTCACGCTAACGCGACCTACCCGGCCGATTTCGCCTACGACAACACCATGATGGCGGCCAACGCCATCCACGCGGCGTACCAAACGGGTGTCTCACGGTTCTTGTTTTTAGGTAGCACCTGCATCTACCCGCGGATGGCTCCTCAGCCGATCCAAGAAGACGCTCTACTGACCAGCCCGCTTGAAGAAACCAACGAGGGATATGCCCTGGCAAAAATCATGGGGCTAAAGCTTTGCCAGTACTACCGACAACAGCACGGCGCACTCTTCCATAGTGCGATGCCTACAAACCTTTATGGCCCAGGCGACAACTACCACCCCGACAACTCACACGTGATTCCGGGCCTCATTCGCCGCTTCGACGCCGCAGCGAAAGAGAACGCCGACTCAGTCACCGTTTGGGGCAGCGGTAAACCAAGACGTGAATTCCTGCACGTCGATGACTTGGCCGCCGCCGTGGAACACCTGCTCAAGCTTGAAAACCCTCCAAACTGGGTCAACGTCGGAACGGGAGTCGACCTCACAATCGCCGATCTTGCCAAAAAGATTGCAGAGGCAACGGGCTTCAAAGGACAAATCGTCCAAGACGCCAGCAAACCAGACGGGACCCCCGTTAAATGCACCGACATCAGCCGAATCCGGTCCACCGGTTGGCAACCAACCATCAGCCTGGACGATGGCCTCACCCAAACCGTCGCCGACTATCGACAACGAGCCCAATCCGGCGAAGTCCGCTCGGTCTAG
- a CDS encoding HD domain-containing protein, with translation MCVPEVHLMDRGPSRLRIPPAIDVPVSARVQRLIDTSPMRRLASISQLGLVSMVYPGAMHSRLEHSLGVYAWALRVLNQVGEPSLANQSPATQDADDVRASEAFIVASLVHDAGHWPFCHPIEDMGQSGMPRHEERVEAMLRSGPLADALLADWSCTADDVMAILCPKKIDQYPAATPSEHIAFYASCLSGPIDVDKLDYLQRDSLHAGVPYGRNFDPMRIIASLVRHPDRPKLAIHEKGRTAAEMMVFGRYVMFSEVYWHHTVRSATAMLQRAVHELQQTVDGQKADITEWIDLSESAWVSRFVDAADQRGGPVKSLADGLFGPTRKLLKRAAEFNVESGEDMHQILARRPYWWLASCSQPLADSISDAIGKPVEPELVLIDAPPVKLEVDINIDIVLRSGEVATLGDVSPVASVLANRQFDNHVKRVRVFVPEWVRDCLADLPGDSMRRWLTAAVAETEKQWA, from the coding sequence GTGTGTGTTCCTGAAGTGCATTTGATGGATCGCGGGCCGTCACGGTTGCGGATTCCGCCGGCGATCGATGTCCCCGTCTCGGCTCGTGTTCAGCGATTGATTGACACCTCTCCAATGAGGCGGCTGGCGTCGATCAGTCAGCTCGGGTTGGTGTCCATGGTTTATCCGGGAGCGATGCACAGCCGATTGGAGCATTCGCTTGGCGTCTATGCCTGGGCATTACGAGTCTTGAATCAGGTCGGCGAGCCGAGCCTAGCGAATCAAAGCCCAGCAACCCAAGACGCTGATGACGTTCGTGCATCAGAAGCCTTCATTGTCGCGTCTTTGGTGCACGATGCTGGTCACTGGCCGTTTTGCCATCCCATCGAAGACATGGGCCAGTCCGGTATGCCGCGACACGAGGAACGTGTCGAAGCGATGTTGCGGTCCGGGCCGCTCGCCGATGCACTGCTGGCGGATTGGTCGTGCACCGCCGACGACGTCATGGCGATCCTGTGTCCGAAAAAGATTGATCAGTATCCAGCGGCAACTCCGTCGGAGCACATCGCGTTTTATGCGAGCTGCCTGAGTGGGCCAATCGATGTCGACAAATTGGATTACTTGCAACGTGACAGTCTGCATGCGGGGGTTCCGTACGGTCGAAACTTTGATCCGATGCGAATCATCGCTTCGTTGGTCCGGCATCCGGATCGGCCGAAGCTAGCCATTCACGAAAAAGGACGTACTGCGGCGGAGATGATGGTCTTCGGTCGCTATGTGATGTTCAGCGAAGTCTACTGGCATCACACGGTTCGGTCCGCCACCGCGATGTTGCAGCGAGCCGTTCACGAGTTGCAGCAAACTGTCGACGGCCAGAAAGCCGACATCACCGAGTGGATAGATCTAAGCGAGTCAGCTTGGGTCAGTCGGTTTGTTGACGCTGCGGATCAGCGTGGTGGACCGGTGAAGAGTTTGGCGGATGGGTTGTTCGGGCCGACTCGGAAGTTGCTTAAGCGAGCGGCGGAGTTCAACGTTGAGTCCGGCGAAGACATGCACCAGATTCTGGCGAGGCGTCCGTATTGGTGGCTCGCGTCTTGTTCGCAACCATTGGCCGATTCTATCAGCGATGCGATTGGAAAGCCCGTTGAGCCGGAGTTGGTGCTGATTGATGCGCCTCCGGTCAAGCTGGAGGTCGACATCAACATCGACATCGTGCTTCGGTCGGGCGAGGTCGCGACGCTGGGGGATGTCTCGCCGGTTGCGTCGGTGTTGGCCAACCGGCAGTTCGACAATCATGTCAAACGCGTTCGCGTCTTTGTGCCGGAGTGGGTTCGAGATTGCCTGGCTGATTTGCCTGGCGATTCGATGAGAAGATGGCTGACCGCGGCGGTTGCTGAAACAGAGAAACAGTGGGCGTGA
- a CDS encoding 30S ribosomal protein S1 → MVNRNLIRSLEDDDILGDLALLAPEDEAEEWLLDAIAAEQQDYNSGKIVDGRIVELNDEWALVDVGFKSEGTVGLDEWGPEEDQPKIGDTVKVLIEEMEDELGAADDPYGMISLSKRKAEKIIEWEAMMETVAEGQVVTGTVIRKIKGGLLVDIGVNVFLPGSQVDIRRPGDIGDFIGRVVQAEVLKIDDTRRNIVISRRSLIERQREEDRAYLMQELEVGQIRKGIVKNIADFGAFVDLGGIDGLLHITDMAWERIGHPTEMLSIDQEIEVKVLHIDREKQKIALGLKQKDRNPWENIETKYPVESVHPGEVVNVMSYGAFVKLEPGIEGLVHISEMSWTKRVNHPSELVNIGDKIDVMILGVDPEGQQLSLGMKQTLKNPWDEVLERYPEGKDVKGKVRNLTNYGAFIELEEGIDGLLHVSDMSWTRKIAHPSEVLEKGQEIECRILSVDEQRRRIALGLKQLDNDPWDGDIPDKYQPGQLVKGEVTKITNFGVFIGLEDGLEGLLHISELAEHKVEDPEEVVKVGDPIEVKVLRVDTDERKIGLSLKRVDWSEEQEKTAAAAEAAESGMPTPMDEGDLKGGLGSAGPLIPTSDSE, encoded by the coding sequence ATGGTTAACCGCAACCTCATCCGCTCCCTCGAAGACGACGACATCCTCGGCGATTTGGCGCTGCTTGCCCCGGAGGACGAAGCCGAAGAATGGCTTCTCGACGCGATTGCTGCTGAGCAGCAAGATTACAACTCCGGCAAAATCGTCGACGGACGAATTGTTGAACTGAACGACGAGTGGGCTCTCGTCGACGTCGGCTTCAAAAGTGAAGGCACGGTCGGACTGGATGAGTGGGGTCCCGAAGAGGACCAGCCGAAGATCGGCGACACGGTCAAAGTTCTGATCGAAGAGATGGAGGATGAGCTCGGTGCAGCCGACGATCCTTATGGCATGATTTCGCTGTCCAAGCGAAAAGCCGAGAAGATCATCGAATGGGAAGCGATGATGGAAACGGTTGCCGAGGGCCAAGTGGTCACCGGTACCGTCATTCGCAAAATCAAAGGTGGCTTGCTCGTCGACATCGGCGTCAACGTCTTCCTGCCTGGTTCGCAAGTCGACATTCGTCGTCCCGGCGACATCGGCGACTTCATCGGTCGTGTTGTCCAAGCCGAAGTGCTCAAGATCGACGACACTCGTCGCAACATCGTCATCAGCCGCCGCAGCTTGATCGAACGTCAGCGTGAAGAAGATCGCGCTTACTTGATGCAAGAGCTGGAAGTCGGCCAAATCCGCAAAGGTATCGTCAAGAACATCGCCGACTTCGGTGCGTTCGTTGACCTCGGCGGCATCGACGGTTTGTTGCACATCACCGACATGGCTTGGGAACGAATCGGTCACCCAACCGAAATGCTGTCGATCGACCAAGAGATCGAAGTCAAGGTTCTGCACATCGACCGCGAAAAGCAAAAAATTGCTTTGGGTCTGAAGCAAAAAGACCGCAACCCTTGGGAAAACATCGAGACCAAGTACCCGGTCGAATCGGTTCATCCTGGCGAAGTCGTCAACGTGATGAGCTACGGTGCGTTCGTGAAGCTGGAACCAGGCATCGAAGGTCTGGTTCACATCAGCGAAATGAGCTGGACCAAACGGGTCAATCACCCAAGCGAATTGGTCAATATCGGCGACAAGATCGATGTCATGATCTTGGGTGTCGATCCCGAAGGTCAGCAATTGTCGCTGGGTATGAAGCAAACGCTGAAAAACCCATGGGACGAAGTCCTCGAACGTTACCCCGAAGGCAAAGACGTCAAGGGCAAGGTTCGCAACCTCACCAACTACGGTGCCTTCATCGAGTTGGAAGAAGGGATCGACGGTCTGTTGCACGTCAGCGACATGTCCTGGACCCGCAAGATCGCTCACCCGAGCGAAGTGCTGGAGAAGGGCCAAGAGATCGAATGCCGTATCCTCAGCGTCGACGAACAACGTCGCCGGATCGCTTTGGGTCTGAAGCAACTCGACAACGACCCCTGGGATGGCGACATTCCAGACAAGTACCAACCCGGCCAATTGGTCAAGGGTGAGGTCACGAAGATCACCAACTTCGGTGTCTTCATCGGACTCGAAGACGGCTTGGAAGGTTTGCTGCACATCAGCGAATTGGCCGAGCACAAAGTCGAAGATCCGGAAGAAGTGGTCAAGGTTGGCGATCCAATCGAAGTCAAAGTGCTTCGCGTGGACACCGACGAACGCAAAATCGGTCTGTCGCTCAAACGAGTTGACTGGAGCGAAGAGCAAGAGAAGACCGCCGCCGCAGCCGAAGCCGCCGAGTCGGGCATGCCGACTCCGATGGACGAAGGCGATTTGAAGGGCGGTTTGGGATCGGCTGGACCGTTGATCCCGACTTCCGACTCGGAATAG
- a CDS encoding substrate-binding domain-containing protein has translation MSKGRITIQDIANRAEVSKSTVSRVLNSPLIVQADKRERVMATMAELGYEPNQVARSLAGGRSMTIGIVTQNIGTPFYDSVVQGVMQGLNGTGFSPIVGDAMLKQNLFLDAARTLMGRNVDGLILIAGDIPSEKIEELGEQKPTLVVAREMPDWNGVNIATNNFQIGANATQTLIDHGHREIVHISGPADHIDAIGRLAGFQHAMQQAGIEVTNDHIIHGDFHAESAADAIETLVQRGVPYTAIFAANDLMAFGARLALHRRQASVPDQVSLIGVDDQPESEWMIPPLTTIRQPGKEMGQAAATAIIAMINGGQPDLPTLGGDVVLRESVQQRTAT, from the coding sequence ATGTCAAAAGGCCGGATCACGATCCAGGACATCGCCAATCGAGCAGAAGTCTCCAAGAGCACCGTTTCGCGAGTCCTCAACAGCCCGCTGATTGTCCAAGCCGACAAACGCGAACGCGTGATGGCGACAATGGCGGAACTGGGCTACGAACCCAATCAAGTCGCTCGATCGTTGGCCGGTGGCCGCTCGATGACAATCGGGATCGTGACCCAAAACATCGGCACGCCGTTCTATGACTCGGTCGTGCAAGGCGTGATGCAAGGGCTGAACGGAACGGGCTTCTCACCCATCGTCGGTGACGCGATGCTGAAGCAGAATTTGTTTCTCGACGCCGCCCGAACTCTGATGGGACGAAATGTCGACGGATTGATTTTGATCGCGGGCGACATACCGTCTGAAAAAATCGAAGAACTCGGCGAGCAAAAACCAACACTGGTCGTCGCGAGAGAAATGCCGGATTGGAATGGCGTGAACATCGCAACGAACAACTTCCAAATCGGTGCCAACGCGACGCAAACGCTGATCGATCACGGCCATCGAGAAATCGTTCACATCTCGGGGCCCGCGGATCACATCGATGCGATTGGCAGGCTCGCTGGATTCCAACACGCGATGCAGCAAGCCGGAATCGAGGTGACCAACGATCACATCATCCACGGTGACTTCCACGCGGAATCCGCCGCGGACGCGATCGAGACACTGGTTCAGCGCGGCGTGCCCTACACCGCGATCTTTGCCGCGAATGACCTGATGGCATTCGGTGCACGACTGGCTCTCCATCGCCGGCAGGCTTCCGTTCCCGATCAGGTTTCGTTGATTGGCGTGGATGATCAACCGGAATCGGAGTGGATGATCCCGCCACTGACCACCATCCGCCAGCCCGGCAAAGAGATGGGCCAGGCCGCAGCCACCGCCATCATCGCGATGATCAACGGCGGCCAACCAGACTTGCCGACACTCGGCGGCGACGTCGTGCTCCGTGAATCGGTTCAGCAAAGAACTGCGACGTAG
- a CDS encoding DUF389 domain-containing protein — translation MSVTLLVGSQKQLADGLPWLRQFAESTKLRADILVLGLDHRTLELRSQKELESIGSESPKQAATKSPNRVERVEADVEAISLQLAKWDSRLLLMVDDVDDDRFQATLFDRCAIKSVWLSSKGAPPESSHHVFSIDDSSDKVTRWISRRLLGMDPGLHLGHEWLTELAKQSEPPSDSESEHPDPIDAAIEKALSLERQRCDAGDLIWVPFGSKPSSEPHYKVARALLGQSTQASVALVSQKESWNQSLSASVRYWASHVAEPMDREARLELARSLEEGSEPSLEFLGLISAAAMLAAFGLLQNSAAVIIGAMLIAPLMTPIMGAGLSLAHGNRPLFRRSMLSIGIGFAGAFGSSFLFGLLVRLVHHPVVTDEMWGRCNPSPLDFCVGLVGGMAASYARTRSHLSSALAGAAIAAALVPPISTAGLQASFNVWESTERGWPVFGPLILVCVNVLTIMIGTSFVLYARGLRVESGHKWATRMTVSLVTLLMLVLVWMMHLEKWLF, via the coding sequence ATGAGCGTCACGTTGCTGGTCGGTTCGCAGAAGCAGTTGGCCGATGGGCTGCCCTGGCTTCGTCAATTCGCGGAATCGACGAAGTTGCGTGCGGACATACTGGTGCTGGGGTTGGATCACCGAACGCTGGAGCTTCGCAGTCAAAAGGAGCTGGAGAGCATCGGGTCAGAGTCGCCGAAGCAAGCAGCCACGAAGTCACCCAATCGCGTCGAGCGAGTGGAAGCCGATGTGGAGGCGATTTCGCTGCAGCTGGCCAAGTGGGATTCGCGTTTGTTGTTGATGGTCGACGATGTGGATGACGACCGGTTCCAAGCGACCTTGTTCGATCGGTGTGCGATCAAATCAGTTTGGCTGAGTTCGAAGGGAGCTCCGCCGGAGTCGTCTCATCATGTTTTCTCGATCGACGATTCGTCTGACAAAGTAACCCGATGGATCTCGCGGCGTTTGTTGGGGATGGATCCCGGGTTGCATTTGGGACACGAATGGTTGACCGAACTAGCCAAGCAAAGTGAGCCGCCGTCTGATTCCGAGTCAGAGCATCCTGACCCAATTGATGCGGCGATCGAGAAAGCACTGAGTTTGGAACGCCAGCGCTGTGACGCTGGCGATTTGATTTGGGTGCCGTTTGGTTCGAAGCCTTCGTCCGAGCCGCACTACAAAGTTGCTCGAGCGTTGCTTGGTCAATCGACGCAAGCCTCGGTGGCGTTGGTCAGTCAGAAAGAGAGTTGGAATCAGTCGTTGTCGGCGAGCGTTCGCTATTGGGCCAGTCACGTGGCCGAGCCGATGGATCGTGAGGCACGGTTGGAGTTGGCTCGGTCTCTCGAGGAAGGATCCGAGCCCAGTTTGGAGTTCCTTGGATTGATTTCGGCGGCGGCGATGTTGGCCGCCTTTGGTTTACTGCAGAATTCGGCGGCGGTGATCATTGGTGCGATGTTGATTGCTCCTTTGATGACGCCGATCATGGGGGCCGGATTGTCGTTGGCCCACGGAAACCGGCCGTTGTTCCGGCGTTCGATGCTTTCGATTGGAATCGGTTTTGCGGGCGCGTTTGGATCGAGCTTCCTGTTTGGATTGCTGGTTCGGTTGGTGCATCATCCGGTTGTGACGGATGAGATGTGGGGCCGCTGCAATCCATCGCCGTTGGATTTCTGTGTCGGTTTGGTCGGCGGCATGGCGGCTTCATACGCTCGCACGCGAAGTCACTTGTCGTCGGCTTTGGCGGGAGCGGCGATTGCGGCGGCGTTGGTGCCGCCCATTTCGACCGCGGGTTTGCAGGCATCGTTCAATGTTTGGGAATCGACCGAGCGTGGATGGCCGGTGTTTGGGCCGCTGATCTTGGTCTGCGTCAACGTGTTGACGATCATGATCGGGACATCGTTTGTGCTCTACGCTCGCGGGTTGCGAGTCGAATCAGGGCACAAGTGGGCAACGCGGATGACAGTTTCGTTGGTAACGTTGCTGATGTTGGTGCTGGTGTGGATGATGCACCTTGAGAAGTGGCTGTTCTGA
- a CDS encoding sensor histidine kinase has translation MLARFVGQTLRQRIYLASACFVLLCVTSAWIGITGQSALLKSFAEYQRAENTSVAIESIDRKVQELKSRSERYLLTGASAQYRAALSLQDGLAAEIERAKGNNPAIQDTLNQMEGHLDVLNSQMKLAAEEREIRSRLVQVELPEKAERVRVAFNELRAEWMETPVEKEPQIRKHGGSRGAYVSAHRSLLEYFNHPKSESFDLATQHLERSRLICKELKDDPENQEDDVQQLIEEILASLAEFQRVGTRAFQATRGYMVYSNVVMAGEISEFSYQSSQLKTYVQEQKALNQRNREASFKRSQYLAAGAAIGAVLLAILLATTLSMAVVGPIGRLTEMFRRLAAGETMAIADESGRTDEIAQMINAARVFSDKNQETNQLLKRSESLSEELAKKADALVESNRELDNFAYIASHDLKSPLRGIQHLASWVQEDCEDILPETSQTHLAHMQSRVRSMECLLDDLLNYSRVGRLDTRPEMVDSDELVSSIVEMADNSDGCRVTWDSLPTLSTARTPLKQVLLNLITNAIKYNDKGLDGHVDVRCCEKDGWYKWEVSDNGIGIEPRFHEKVFQMYQRVAPEVSEGSGMGLAIAKKHVEHYGGEIGIQSSPGEGTTFWFTWPVQIDTVKASSNGALAADPIANVPT, from the coding sequence ATGTTGGCTCGCTTTGTAGGACAGACTCTGAGGCAGCGCATTTACTTGGCGTCTGCTTGTTTCGTGCTGTTGTGTGTAACGAGTGCCTGGATTGGTATCACCGGGCAATCGGCGTTGTTGAAGAGCTTTGCTGAGTACCAACGAGCGGAGAACACGTCGGTCGCAATTGAATCGATCGACCGGAAGGTTCAGGAGCTGAAGTCTCGTAGCGAACGATATTTGCTGACTGGAGCTTCCGCGCAGTACCGCGCCGCGTTGAGTTTGCAGGACGGTTTGGCGGCAGAGATTGAGCGGGCGAAGGGCAACAACCCCGCGATCCAAGACACGTTGAACCAAATGGAAGGCCACTTAGACGTATTGAACAGTCAAATGAAATTGGCTGCGGAAGAACGCGAGATCCGATCTCGTTTGGTTCAGGTTGAGTTGCCGGAAAAGGCAGAACGTGTTCGCGTTGCATTCAACGAACTTCGCGCCGAGTGGATGGAGACTCCGGTCGAGAAAGAACCACAGATACGCAAGCACGGCGGGTCTCGAGGAGCGTATGTCTCGGCCCATCGATCACTGCTTGAATACTTCAATCATCCGAAATCCGAGAGCTTCGATCTCGCGACTCAACACCTCGAGCGATCCCGGCTGATTTGCAAAGAACTGAAGGACGATCCTGAGAACCAAGAGGACGATGTTCAACAACTGATCGAGGAAATTCTTGCGAGTCTCGCCGAATTTCAACGAGTTGGGACTCGAGCGTTCCAAGCCACTCGCGGTTACATGGTTTATTCCAACGTCGTGATGGCTGGTGAAATATCGGAGTTTAGTTATCAGTCTTCACAGCTGAAGACTTACGTTCAGGAGCAGAAGGCACTGAACCAGCGGAACCGCGAAGCGTCTTTCAAGCGGTCGCAGTACTTGGCCGCGGGCGCCGCGATCGGAGCGGTTTTGCTCGCCATCCTGCTGGCGACGACCCTCTCGATGGCGGTTGTCGGGCCCATTGGTCGCTTGACCGAGATGTTCCGGCGCTTGGCGGCTGGCGAAACGATGGCCATCGCCGATGAAAGCGGACGCACCGACGAAATCGCTCAGATGATCAACGCGGCGAGAGTCTTTAGCGACAAGAATCAGGAAACCAATCAGCTGCTGAAACGCTCGGAATCTCTCAGCGAAGAGCTGGCAAAAAAGGCGGATGCACTTGTTGAGTCCAACCGCGAACTCGATAACTTCGCCTACATTGCGTCCCACGATTTGAAGTCTCCTTTGCGAGGAATTCAGCATTTGGCGAGTTGGGTCCAGGAAGACTGCGAAGACATCTTGCCTGAAACCTCGCAAACGCATTTGGCTCACATGCAATCTCGCGTTCGGAGCATGGAATGCCTGCTCGACGATCTGCTCAATTATTCCCGTGTTGGTCGCTTGGACACTCGCCCGGAAATGGTGGACAGCGATGAACTGGTTTCATCAATCGTTGAAATGGCGGATAATTCGGACGGTTGTCGCGTCACTTGGGATTCGCTTCCAACTTTGTCGACCGCTCGGACTCCATTGAAGCAAGTGTTATTGAACCTGATCACCAATGCGATCAAGTACAACGACAAGGGACTGGACGGACACGTCGATGTTCGTTGCTGCGAGAAAGATGGTTGGTACAAGTGGGAAGTCAGCGACAACGGCATCGGGATCGAGCCTCGATTTCACGAAAAGGTATTCCAAATGTATCAGCGAGTAGCTCCAGAAGTTTCCGAAGGAAGCGGCATGGGACTTGCGATCGCGAAGAAACATGTGGAACATTACGGCGGAGAAATAGGAATCCAGTCGTCACCGGGAGAGGGAACCACATTCTGGTTCACTTGGCCGGTACAGATCGATACAGTGAAGGCGTCATCCAACGGCGCTCTCGCTGCAGACCCCATTGCAAACGTGCCCACATGA
- the nagB gene encoding glucosamine-6-phosphate deaminase — MGGINVIELEIVADHESASARLAGCIVEQVRREPASVLGLATGGTPERTYELLVEKVRAGHLSFSQATTFNLDEYVGLPPAHPQSYHAYMRSRLFGETDFDPKRTHLPDGTADDLAKAGEQYEALITEAGGIDLQLLGLGANGHIGFNEPGATEDSRTRVVDLTEETIAANARFFEAPEDVPRRALTMGIATILEAREIVLIATGESKAEAVERAVRGPVTSQMPASFLQQHSSVTFVLDEAAASLLGSRA, encoded by the coding sequence GTGGGCGGAATCAACGTGATTGAGTTAGAGATTGTTGCCGACCACGAATCGGCCTCCGCACGATTGGCGGGTTGCATCGTCGAGCAGGTTCGTCGCGAACCGGCAAGTGTTCTTGGCCTGGCCACGGGTGGAACTCCCGAACGAACGTATGAGCTTTTGGTTGAGAAGGTGCGAGCCGGTCACCTGTCGTTTTCGCAGGCCACCACGTTCAACTTGGACGAATACGTTGGGTTGCCGCCCGCTCATCCACAAAGCTATCACGCGTACATGCGATCTCGTTTGTTCGGTGAGACCGACTTTGATCCAAAGCGCACCCATCTGCCCGATGGAACGGCGGATGATCTGGCGAAAGCGGGAGAGCAATACGAGGCATTGATCACCGAAGCGGGCGGCATCGATTTGCAATTGCTTGGTTTGGGTGCGAACGGGCACATCGGGTTTAACGAGCCCGGTGCGACGGAAGACAGTCGCACGCGAGTGGTGGATTTGACGGAAGAAACCATCGCCGCGAATGCACGGTTTTTTGAAGCACCCGAGGACGTTCCGCGGCGGGCACTCACGATGGGAATCGCGACCATTTTGGAAGCTCGTGAGATTGTTTTGATCGCGACGGGCGAGTCGAAAGCGGAAGCGGTCGAGCGAGCCGTTCGCGGCCCGGTTACTTCGCAGATGCCGGCGTCGTTTCTTCAGCAGCATTCAAGCGTCACGTTTGTGTTGGACGAAGCCGCGGCAAGCTTGTTGGGTTCGCGGGCATGA
- a CDS encoding ABC transporter substrate-binding protein, whose amino-acid sequence MNLNRREMIGATLATVAASTPIARSTAFDPPTIHVPTKPVVRVLGTHVTLQEDLRVRAEADLGIQLEFSPGGSAEVLHRASTRPETFDLYEQWSNSIRVLWQAGAIQPIERNRIRYWDEINPLTRVGRLTPDAKRGAGDAPNKLLFIQPDGTLGGKATDHVTFLPYVHNVDSFGYDAAVVPQGIPYETESWAWLLDEEWAGRVAIVNEPTIGLFDLALAVQAKGLAEFEDIGNLSETDLETLFKVLEPYRQSGHFRGVWSSVPASVDLMSRGEAVIESMFSPAVFDLKGRGIDCVYASPKEGYRAWHGVMCLSSKTTGPVKDAAYEYMNWWLSGWPGAFIARQGYYISNPQRSREELSSAEWDYWYQGEPAETDLLGTTGQVVVKQGHSRDGGSYEKRFSNIAVWNTVMKSYEASLQHWNEFLSG is encoded by the coding sequence ATGAATCTCAATCGACGCGAAATGATTGGCGCAACGCTGGCGACCGTTGCTGCATCGACGCCGATCGCTCGATCGACGGCGTTCGATCCTCCGACGATTCACGTCCCGACCAAACCGGTCGTGCGAGTCCTGGGGACACACGTGACGTTGCAAGAAGATTTGCGCGTCCGTGCCGAGGCTGATCTCGGGATCCAACTGGAGTTCTCGCCCGGCGGAAGTGCTGAGGTGCTGCACCGAGCTTCAACGCGACCGGAAACGTTCGACTTGTACGAGCAATGGTCCAACAGCATTCGGGTCCTTTGGCAGGCTGGGGCGATCCAACCGATCGAACGAAACCGCATCCGTTACTGGGACGAGATCAACCCACTGACTCGAGTCGGACGTTTGACGCCCGATGCGAAACGAGGGGCGGGTGACGCGCCGAACAAACTGTTGTTTATCCAGCCCGATGGAACGCTTGGCGGCAAGGCGACCGACCACGTTACCTTCCTGCCCTATGTCCACAACGTTGATTCGTTTGGCTACGACGCCGCCGTCGTACCTCAAGGCATTCCGTACGAGACCGAATCCTGGGCGTGGTTGCTCGATGAGGAATGGGCCGGACGAGTCGCGATCGTGAATGAGCCAACGATCGGATTGTTCGATCTCGCCTTGGCGGTCCAAGCGAAAGGTTTGGCGGAGTTTGAAGACATCGGCAATCTCAGCGAAACAGATCTGGAAACGCTTTTCAAAGTCTTGGAGCCTTATCGGCAGAGCGGACATTTTCGCGGGGTTTGGAGCAGCGTTCCAGCGTCGGTTGATTTGATGAGCCGCGGCGAAGCTGTGATCGAAAGCATGTTTTCTCCCGCCGTATTTGACCTGAAGGGCCGCGGGATCGATTGCGTCTATGCATCGCCCAAAGAAGGCTATCGGGCTTGGCATGGTGTGATGTGCTTGTCCTCGAAGACGACCGGTCCAGTCAAGGACGCGGCCTACGAATACATGAATTGGTGGCTGTCGGGATGGCCTGGTGCTTTCATTGCAAGGCAAGGTTACTACATCTCGAATCCCCAACGTTCTCGCGAGGAACTCAGCTCAGCCGAGTGGGACTACTGGTACCAAGGCGAACCAGCGGAGACAGATTTGCTCGGCACCACGGGACAGGTCGTCGTGAAGCAGGGCCACTCTCGTGACGGCGGTTCTTACGAAAAGCGATTCAGCAATATCGCGGTTTGGAACACGGTCATGAAGTCGTACGAGGCCAGCCTCCAGCATTGGAATGAGTTCTTGTCAGGATGA